A genome region from Trichoderma asperellum chromosome 7, complete sequence includes the following:
- a CDS encoding uncharacterized protein (EggNog:ENOG41~TransMembrane:12 (i40-62o95-114i126-148o160-180i192-210o222-245i285-305o325-347i414-433o439-460i481-499o505-524i)): protein MATDETTPLLPGRKASPLASQKKGFGASVRGIFTNVENRILAAGFLICVAFSYTQVPLMYVFHLMVCDEYYDHHPPFEGPGQRCSRDEIAAGTAAQFSILGMSTTLCGTLNLFLAGWTVKKIGPRAALMIQTFVPAIRVLAQILGVIAGKRTGMLIIQSTQLFTIVGGPAGYILVTNIIASELVEPSRRTVVFGKLQGSIMLGQSIGYLAGGMIGDAIDIRAPFDVACITFLIACVYVRFGIPYISPESMSNKKPGRQGIAGFFAPLKILVPQRMRLANGGIKKHYGVVILCAGIFLGVLATDYAPLLIQMYATAAFDFDQADNGWLMSEFAFMRSIFLILLFPRIINFGRHLMKRTSSPSPEDSDDSSISTADTQLPTEPGDFDAAAGEQTDVEPTKPLSSAHHREVGHFDLIFLRWSLVVDGALTTVVAFATKRWHIYLAAFLLPFGSGSAPAAKGVITDMCSESQRADALNAVTLVENIARLSTQGLFGFVFSSLAGVGKAYVTFFCNAAIAVVGMAVLLFSNFPPAGSTLVDEEAEETGEDQN, encoded by the exons ATGGCAACGGATGAAACTACGCCGCTGCTCCCGGGCCGCAAGGCCTCGCCTTTGGCCAGTCAAAAGAAGGGCTTTGGAGCGTCGGTCAGAGGCATCTTCACTAATGTCGAGAACCGCATCCTAGCAGCTGGGTTTCTAATATGTGTCGCCTTTAGTTACACACAAGTCCC GCTCATGTATGTTTTCCATCTCATGGTGTGCGACGAGTATTACGACCATCATCCTCCCTTTGAAGGTCCCGGCCAGCGATGCAGCCGCGACGAAATCGCTGCTGGGACCGCAGCACAGTTTAGTATTCTGGGAATGAGTACGACACTATGCG GAACTCTCAATCTATTTCTCGCAGGATGGACGGTCAAGAAGATTGGCCCTCGTGCTGCTCTCATGATCCAGACCTTTGTGCCTGCTATTCGAGTCCTTGCACAGATTCTTGGAGTCATCGCCGGCAAACGGACAGGCATGCTGATTATCCAAAGTACCCAGCTCTTCACCATTGTTGGCGGGCCAGCAGGGTACATTCTCGTCACCAACATCATCGCTAGTGAGCTCGTTGAGCCATCTCGGCGTACCGTTGTCTTTGGTAAACTACAGGGAAGCATCATGCTTGGGCAAAGTATTGGATACTTGG CCGGTGGAATGATTGGTGATGCCATCGATATTCGCGCCCCTTTCGATGTCGCCTGCATCACGTTTCTCATCGCCTGCGTGTACGTCCGCTTTGGAATCCCGTACATCTCTCCAGAGTCCATGAGCAATAAGAAGCCAGGCCGGCAAGGCATTGCAGGCTTCTTCGCGCCGCTCAAAATTCTCGTGCCGCAGCGCATGCGCTTAGCCAACGGCGGTATCAAGAAGCATTACGGCGTTGTGATTCTCTGCGCCGGCATATTCCTCGGAGTC CTTGCAACGGATTACGCACCTCTGCTGATCCAGATGTACGCCACCGCAGCATTCGACTTTGACCAGGCCGACAATGGGTGGCTCATGTCCGAATTTGCCTTTATGCGAAGCATCTttctcatccttctcttcccgCGCATCATCAATTTCGGTCGCCACCTGATGAAGCGCACTTCAAGCCCATCACCAGAAGACTCTGACGATTCGTCCATATCCACAGCGGACACCCAGTTACCGACCGAGCCTGGTGACTTCgatgcagctgctggcgagcAGACGGACGTAGAGCCAACTAAGCCACTATCCTCAGCGCATCACCGCGAAGTCGGGCACTTTGATCTCATTTTCCTACGGTGGAGCCTCGTAGTTGACGGAGCACTCACTACTGTGGTTGCATTTGCTACGAAAAGGTGGCATATTTATTTGG CTGCGTTCCTCCTACCCTTCGGGTCCGGCTCTGCGCCGGCTGCCAAAGGCGTCATCACAGATATGTGCTCAGAGTCGCAGCGTGCGGATGCCCTAAACGCCGTAACCCTTGTAGAGAACATTGCCCGATTGTCAACACAGGGGCTATTTGGATTTGTATTTTCGAGTCTTGCAGGCGTGGGCAAGGCATATGTCACGTTTTTCTGCAATGCG GCAATTGCAGTGGTTGGAATGGCCGTCTTGCTATTTTCCAACTTCCCACCTGCAGGCAGTACACTAGTTGATgaggaagctgaagaaacAGGAGAAGATCAAAATTAA
- a CDS encoding uncharacterized protein (EggNog:ENOG41) has translation MSTENPPSFFISLPVESLSSATDFYKSLSFTPLPEFSDSNTAAFRFPYKSNSNICLMLHSTSRFGEFIRHGSEIIHAKKVTGAIYTLGVAGRDVVDGLLEKAEKAGGKKDPFKMEEYGKSVGIYTRSFEDLDGHIWEATTMLETKKKKKKEKDEAKSEKSMASST, from the coding sequence ATGTCGACTGAAAATCCGCCATCATTTTTTATTTCGCTTCCAGTCGAATCTCTCAGCTCTGCTACCGATTTTTATAAATCTCTCTCATTTACTCCTCTTCCTGAGTTCTCTGACTCTAACACTGCTGCCTTCCGCTTCCCTTACAAATCTAACTCTAATATCTGCCTTATGCTACACTCAACATCTCGGTTTGGAGAATTTATTCGCCATGGTTCAGAGATTATACATGCGAAGAAGGTTACGGGCGCGATATACACTCTAGGCGTGGCCGGCAGAGACGTTGTAGATGGGCTGTTAGAGAAAGCTGAGAAGGCGGGTGGCAAAAAAGATCCATTCAAAATGGAAGAATATGGGAAATCTGTGGGGATATATACAAGGAGCTTTGAGGATCTTGATGGACATATCTGGGAAGCGACAACAATGTtagagacgaagaagaagaagaagaaggaaaaggacgaAGCGAAATCAGAAAAATCgatggcttcttcaactTAG
- a CDS encoding uncharacterized protein (EggNog:ENOG41) gives MVRTLAASSTATLIALAASETVHLDIARSAPASSSPPISLDFQSFSIEFAFLVDFQGNKSRPNKFTNNLLANLRAFNGDVPQILRIGGNTQDHVTYFPDQQEQIINFRDPSYNSDQPRNTSIGPTFWEALTAIEGTKYIFGLNFYKNDSTFLDNLGGEVAQSLLQIPPERLHLFEIGNENDYGALSGFQPPTWTQEDWVNEWVYRSQNIQTPAKSLRFYAPSTCCYNITTPYSRWMDLRSIPARVGCSQSLLRGDLFAKLET, from the exons ATGGTTCGGACTTTGGCAGCATCGTCAACCGCGACTCTCATCGCCCTCGCCGCAAGCGAAACAGTCCACCTAGATATCGCCAgatcagcaccagcatcatcaagTCCGCCAATCTCGCTTGATTTCCAGTCATTTTCCATTGAATTTGCATTCCTTGTTGATTTCCAAG GAAATAAATCTCGTCCGAATAAATTCACCAATAATCTCTTGGCCAATCTAAGAGCCTTTAATGGAGATGTTCCTCAGATTCTTCGCATTGGGGGAAATACTCA GGATCATGTCACGTATTTTCCTGACCAACAAGAGCAAATCATCAATTTCAGGGATCCGTCGTACAATTCGGACCAGCCACGCAATACTTCTATTGGCCCAACTTTTTGGGAGGCCCTTACGGCCATTGAAGGGACAAAATATATTTTTGGGCTAAACTTTTACAAAAATGATTCTACATTTCTTGATAACCTTGGGGGAGAGGTAGCGCAGTCCTTGCTGCAGATTCCGCCTGAGCGACTGCACCTATTCGAAATAGGCAACGAGAATGATTACGGCGCTCTGTCTGGATTCCAGCCTCCAACATGGACTCAAGAGGATTGGGTCAATGAGTGGGTTTACCGTTCGCAAAACATTCAAACACCGGCCAAGTCATTACGTTTTTACGCTCCTTCAACTTGTTGTTATAATATCACGACGCCTTACTCGAGATGGATGGATCTCAGAAGTATCCCAGCACGGGTAGGCTGCAGCCAAAGCTTGCTCAGAGGAGATTTGTTTGCAAAATTGGAGACATAG
- a CDS encoding uncharacterized protein (EggNog:ENOG41~CAZy:GH78~SECRETED:SignalP(1-24)): protein MVSNSLITLYTGLVLSTSIQYGAADTAPSWQKYVRSPASQIVKPVGIVSNSTIGNVSNPNGVIGGQEPTVLSRNTESDQLPTIVVDFGQNVVGILRLQFSGSQSLSTGLPGLRLAFSETTEYLTDRSDFTRSDNASGGEKLTNGTDQVAVKDGSYTWSDLHGCDNGSQVCSDGLHGFRYVKIWLEALASDAPYTSSLGSVSISGVSLEWSAYLGTPDTFTGSFECSDEDLTQWWYDGVYTVDMGTDVFLANETEPRSASSPTLEGKQVLFDGAKRDRDPYVGDLAVSSLTSYLSHDFAESSRNVLEDLAQHQRSDGWIPPASINNYGLPLFDYPLWWVVCSVDLVMYTGNASYANAYWGTLTKALDGYYLSNIDGVTGLLDKNDTGYGDYAFLPRSGPVTYYNALYVHALSYASQLATSLGRNDDAGRWSSRAASVGKALISHNFDQSVGAFYDGGPCPGAAAGTYCNVHAQDGNSIAILAGVTNDTTSAQILNYWQNATSQEYGNAFYDSSILSPGDQFNNRVYAFISYFEIAARFATPGQASSAFDELRRLYGWMASHDPQITMWEGIGPGGAPYEGAFTSMAHGWSTGIVPLLTGYVLGVKPQSPGFQTWKICPVVDGGGLTWAKGEVPTPQGKITVSWETEDAQTGVVFTLDIETPDNSSGVVCVPIMGLNNPTISMDGAPINVSSNPTTGWASVDATGGKHVFTVEA, encoded by the exons ATGGTTTCCAACAGCTTGATTACGCTTTATACTGGCCTTGTGCTATCGACTAGCATCCAGTATGGTGCAGCTGATACAGCCCCGAGCTGGCAAAAATATGTCAGATCGCCTGCTTCTCAGATAGTGAAGCCAGTCGGAATTGTATCAAATAGCACAATTGGCAATGTTTCAAACCCCAATGGCGTGATTGGCGGCCAAGAGCCGACAGTACTGAGTCGCAACACTGAAAGCGACCAATTGCCGACAATAGTGGTGGATTTTGGACAGAATGTAGTTGGGATTTTAAGGCTACAATTCAGCGGATCACAGAGCTTGTCCACAGGACTGCCGGGTTTGAGATTGGCCTTTTCTGAGACGACAGAGTATCTTACCGATCGGAGCGATTTTACACGATCCGATAATGCCAGCGGA GGTGAAAAATTGACAAATGGAACAGATCAG GTGGCTGTCAAGGACGGTAGTTACACTTGGAGTGATCTTCATGGATGTGATAACGGCTCTCAAGTCTGTTCAGATGGGCTCCACGGCTTCCGTTACGTGAAAATCTGGCTGGAAGCTTTAGCGTCGGATGCGCCATACACATCTTCCCTGGGTTCTGTTTCCATCTCGGGCGTGAGCCTTGAATGGTCTGCGTATCTTGGGACACCGGACACTTTCACCGGATCGTTTGAATGTTCAGACGAAGACCTCACACAATGGTGGTACGATGGAGTATATACCGTGGATATGGGAACAGATGTGTTTCTTGCCAACGAGACAGAGCCTAGAAGTGCTTCTAGTCCGACCTTGGAGGGCAAGCAAGTACTTTTCGACGGCGCCAAGCGTGATAGAGACCCATATGTTGGAGATCTGGCAGTGTCATCGCTTACTTCGTACTTGTCTCATGACTTTGCCGAATCGTCGAGGAATGTGTTGGAAGATTTGGCACAGCATCAGCGCTCTGATGGCTGGATTCCTCCTGCAAGCAT AAACAACTACGGTCTTCCATTATTTGACTACCCCCTCTGGTGGGTTGTCTGTAGTGTCGACCTTGTCATGTACACAGGCAATGCCTCTTATGCGAATGCTTATTGGGGTACACTAACTAAGGCTCTTGACGGATATTACCTTTCGAATATAGATGGAGTGACAGGGCTTCTGGATAAAAACGACACTGGCTATGGCGATTATGCGTTTCTGCCTCGTTCAGGGCCCGTAACGTACTACAACGCCTTGTACGTCCATGCACTATCGTATGCCTCGCAGCTGGCTACGAGCCTTGGCCGTAATGACGACGCAGGAAGATGGTCTTCTAGAGCTGCATCTGTTGGAAAAGCACTTATAAGTCACAATTTTGACCAGAGCGTTGGCGCATTTTATGATGGCGGCCCTTGCCCCGGAGCGGCAGCAGGCACATACTGCAATGTTCATGCGCAAGACGGCAACTCTATTGCGATTCTTGCAGGAGTGACAAATGACACAACTTCGGCTCAGATATTGAACTACTGGCAAAATGCAACTTCTCAGGAATATGGAAACGCATTCTACGACAGCAGCATATTGAGTCCCGGCGACCAATTCAATAATCGAGTCTACGCTTTCATCTCCTATTTTGAGATTGCGGCCCGATTTGCTACTCCTGGGCAAGCTTCGTCTGCCTTTGACGAACTCCGAAGACtgtatggatggatggctaGCCATGATCCTCAGATCACCATGTGGGAGGGCATCGGACCAGGCGGGGCTCCTTATGAGGGTGCATTTACATCCATGGCGCATGGCTGGTCAACGGGAATAGTCCCGCTTCTGACCGGATATGTCCTTGGAGTGAAACCCCAGTCACCTGGGTTTCAGACGTGGAAAATTTGCCCCGTGGTAGATGGCGGAGGGCTCACATGGGCTAAAGGAGAAGTGCCAACGCCACAAGGAAAGATAACAGTCTCATGGGAGACTGAGGATGCGCAGACGGGAGTGGTGTTTACTCTTGATATTGAAACACCAGATAACTCATCTGGCGTGGTGTGCGTTCCCATTATGGGACTGAATAATCCAACGATAAGCATGGATGGAGCACCTATAAATGTGTCTTCTAACCCAACAACTGGCTGGGCGAGCGTTGATGCTACTGGAGGAAAGCATGTCTTTACAGTTGAAGCATAA
- a CDS encoding uncharacterized protein (TransMembrane:10 (i130-149o155-174i353-371o383-414i746-767o773-795i807-827o847-863i875-898o918-942i)) translates to MSVFHRRKGEEGDVEAGGREDHSGSTVAPPEPDNLPEYAALERYISTYREGSRSGDDNQKKRRNVKWWQFWRSTDSELVEDAEPAKRVVPEAWLDTDIRTGIRINEVDERRKWSGWNELSAEKENMFVKFLGFFTGPILYVMEIAALLAVGLGDWIDFGVICGILLLNAFVAFYQEKSAADVVASLKGDIAMRCTVVRDGQEQNILARELVPGDILIIQEGDTVASDVLLICDYTRPEDFEVFKQLRAEGKLGSSDDEEEDNEKEQEESALVSHRATPLVAVDQSAITGESLAVDKYLGDVAYYTTGCKRGKAYAIVTATARDSFVGKTADLVQGAKDQGHFKAVMNNIGTSLLVLVMFWILAAWIGGFFHHLKIAEPGSQNLLHYALVLLIVGVPVGLPVVTTTTLAVGAAYLAKQKAIVQKLTAIESLAGVDILCSDKTGTLTANKLSIRDPFVVEGQDVNWMMAVAALASSHNLKTLDPIDKVTILTLKRYPKAREVLQQGWITDKFTPFDPVSKRITAECRLGKDKFICAKGAPKAILKLANPPEELAAVYREKDREFARRGFRSLGVCYKKNDEDWVLLGLLSMFDPPREDTAQTILEAAQLGVPVKMLTGDAIAIAKETCKMLALGTKVYNSEKLIHGGLGGAVAHDFVERADGFAEVFPEHKYRVVEMLQQRGHLTAMTGDGVNDAPSLKKADCGIAVEGSTEAAQAAADIVFLAPGLSTIVLAIKTSRQIFQRMKAYVQYRIALCLHLEIYLTLSMIIINETIRVDLIVFLALFADLATVAVAYDNAHYEPRPVEWQLPKIWVISVVLGILLALGTWVLRGTMYLPNGGIIQNFGSVQEILFLEVALTENWLIFVTRGGRTWPSWQLVGAILGVDIMATLFALFGWLSGAPEIDNPVDLAKQRHDGWTDIVTVVIIWLYSFGVTIFIAIVYFILNQIPWLNDLGRKDRKKKDTIVENVLTALQKLAIEHERDETTGVDRYLLADKAIDNEDE, encoded by the exons ATGTCAGTCTTTCATCGACGTAAGGGCGAGGAGGGGGACGTTGAGGCCGGTGGTCGTGAGGACCACTCCGGCAGCACCGTCGCTCCCCCAGAGCCCGACAACCTGCCCGAGTACGCTGCCTTGGAGCGATACATTTCCACCTATCGTGAGGGCTCCCGCAGCGGAGACGACAACCAGAAGAAGCGTCGCAATGTGAAGTGGTGGCAGTTCTGGAGGTCAACAGACTCCGAGCTGGTTGAGGATGCCGAGCCTGCTAAGAGGGTTGTGCCCGAGGCCTGGTTGGACACCGACATTCGCACTGGTATTCGTATCAATGAAGTCgacgagagaagaaagtGGTCTGGCTGGAACGAGCTGAGtgccgagaaggagaacATGTTTGTCAAGTTCCTTGGTTTCTTTACTGGTCCTATTCTTTATG TCATGGAAATTGCCGCTCTGTTGGCTGTCGGTTTGGGTGACTGGATCGATTTCGGTGTCATCTGTGGTATCTTGCTGCTCAACGCTTTCGTCGCCTTCTACCAGGAGAAGTCTGCTGCCGATGTCGTCGCCTCTCTCAAGGGTGACATCGCCATGCGATGCACTGTTGTCCGTGACGGCCAGGAGCAGAACATTCTCGCCCGTGAGCTTGTTCCCGGTGATATT CTCATTATCCAGGAAGGTGACACCGTTGCCTCTGATGTTCTCCTGATTTGCGACTACACCCGTCCTGAGGACTTCGAGGTCTTCAAGCAGCTCCGCGCTGAGGGCAAGCTTGGCAGCAgtgacgacgaggaggaggacaacGAGAAGGAACAAGAGGAGAGCGCTCTGGTCTCCCACCGTGCCACTCCCCTTGTTGCCGTTGACCAGTCCGCCATCACTGGTGAGTCTCTCGCCGTCGACAAGTACCTCGGTGATGTCGCCTACTACACCACTGGCTGCAAGCGTGGAAAGGCTTATGCCATTGTCACTGCTACTGCCCGCGACTCTTTCGTCGGTAAGACTGCCGATCTTGTTCAGGGTGCCAAGGACCAGGGTCACTTCAAGGCTGTCATGAACAACATTGGTACCTCCCTGCTCGTTCTCGTCATGTTCTGGATTCTCGCTGCCTGGATTGGTGGTTTCTTCCACCATCTCAAGATTGCCGAGCCCGGCTCCCAGAACCTGCTCCACTACGCCCTTGTTCTCCTCATCGTTGGTGTTCCCGTCGGTCTGCCCgtcgtcaccaccaccaccctgGCTGTCGGTGCCGCCTACCTCGCCAAGCAGAAGGCTATCGTCCAGAAGCTCACTGCCATCGAGTCTCTCGCTGGTGTCGACATTCTCTGCTCTGACAAGACCGGTACTCTCACTGCCAACAAGCTCTCCATCCGCGATCCCTTCGTCGTTGAGGGCCAGGATGTCAACTGGATGATGGCTGTCGCTGCTCTTGCTTCTTCCCACAACCTCAAGACCCTCGACCCCATTGACAAGGTCACCATTCTTACCCTCAAGCGTTACCCCAAGGCTCGTGAGGTCCTTCAGCAGGGCTGGATCACCGACAAGTTCACTCCCTTCGACCCCGTCTCCAAGCGTATCACTGCTGAGTGCCGTCTCGGCAAGGACAAGTTCATCTGCGCCAAGGGTGCCCCCAAGGCCATTCTCAAGCTTGCCAACCCCCCTGAGGAGCTCGCCGCCGTCTACCGTGAGAAGGATCGTGAGTTCGCTCGCCGTGGTTTCCGATCTCTGGGTGTCTGCTACAAGAAGAACGATGAGGACTGGGTTCTCCTTGGTCTCCTGTCCATGTTCGACCCCCCTCGTGAGGATACCGCCCAGACCATTCTTGAGGCTGCCCAGCTCGGTGTTCCCGTCAAGATGTTGACTGGTGACgctattgccattgccaaggAAACCTGCAAGATGCTTGCCCTCGGTACCAAGGTCTACAACTCTGAGAAGCTCATCCACGGTGGCCTTGGAGGTGCCGTCGCCCACGACTTCGTTGAGCGTGCTGATGGTTTCGCTGAGGTTTTCCCCGAGCACAAGTACCGTGTCGTCGAGATGCTCCAGCAGCGTGGTCACCTTACTGCCATGACTGGTGACGGTGTCAACGATGCTCCCTCCCTGAAGAAGGCTGACTGTGGTATCGCTGTCGAGGGTTCCACCGAGGCTGCCCAGGCTGCCGCCGATATCGTCTTCCTTGCCCCCGGTCTGTCCACCATTGTCCTTGCCATCAAGACCTCTCGCCAAATCTTCCAGCGCATGAAGGCCTACGTTCAGTACCGTATTGCTCTCTGTCTCCACCTTGAGATCTACCTGACTCTGTCCAtgatcatcatcaacgaGACCATCCGTGTCGACCTGATCGTCTTCCTTGCCCTGTTCGCTGATTTGGCCACCGTCGCCGTCGCTTACGACAACGCCCACTACGAGCCCCGTCCCGTCGAGTGGCAGCTGCCTAAGATCTGGGTCATCTCCGTCGTTCTCGGAATATTGCTTGCCCTCGGTACCTGGGTCCTCCGTGGAACCATGTACCTCCCCAACGGCGGTATCATCCAGAACTTCGGCTCTGTCCAGGAGATTCTCTTCCTTGAGGTCGCTCTTACTGAGAACTGGCTGATCTTCGTTACCCGTGGTGGCCGCACCTGGCCCTCTTGGCAGCTCGTCGGCGCCATTCTTGGTGTCGATATCATGGCTAccctcttcgccctcttcGGCTGGCTGTCTGGCGCTCCCGAGATCGACAACCCCGTCGACCTTGCCAAGCAGCGTCACGATGGCTGGACCGACATTGTCACCGTTGTCATCATCTGGCTGTACTCTTTCGGTGTCACCATCTTCATTGCCATTGTCTACTTCATCCTTAACCAGATCCCCTGGTTGAACGACCTCGGCCGCAAGGaccgcaagaagaaggacaccATTGTTGAGAACGTCCTCACTGCTCTCCAGAAGCTCGCCATTGAGCATGAGAGAGATGAGACGACCGGTGTTGACCGATACCTCCTTGCCGACAAGGCTATTGATAACGAGGATGAGTAA
- a CDS encoding uncharacterized protein (EggNog:ENOG41~CAZy:GH99~SECRETED:SignalP(1-16)), translating to MKTTLSWLLYATAVSAASHNHHIHTNRDAAIDTSTIQGKWLFGYQGWFRKPGAGVNNHWSVDGNTPGPNNIEIDFIPDVSQYPANCLFNTQLTLPNGQPAPFYDSSCEGVVDLHFKWMQQYGIDGVIVQRFIQSVSDQSFITVLNQVQAAAEKYGLGFIVEYDVSGADSSQGSVATAVLNDYNANIKKYTTSSAYIHQNGKPVTMVFGIGFSGFKVTAADSVNIASQLQAAGLYVGFGVPEQWSGDVTGNTGFFQAYKKADFISPWTVGGYSDAGYAGFHTSVQVPDAQLLKSLGKQYAPVVFPGTSAYHLNGGTNPSAFDYFPRYNGSFYSAQADALTTMANKPLFIFSAMFDEVNEGTQIMPSLKTNQLPTNQKFVGYDNDFADTSFYLELAGKKAAAFHAAV from the exons ATGAAGACCACTCTGTCATGGCTCCTCTACGCCACTGCGGTATCAGCCGCGTCGCATAACCATCACATACACACCAACAGAGACGCAGCCATCGATACCTCTACCATACAAGGCAAATGGCTCTTCGGTTACCAAGGCTGGTTCCGCAAACCCGGCGCTGGTGTTAACAACCACTGGTCCGTCGATGGCAATACGCCGGGACCCAATAACA TTGAGATTGACTTCATCCCCGACGTCAGCCAATACCCAGCCAACTGTCTCTTCAACACTCAGCTCACACTACCAAATGGCCAACCAGCCCCATTCTATGACAGCTCTTGCGAGGGTGTCGTCGACCTGCACTTTAAGTGGATGCAGCAGTACGGCATTGACGGCGTGATTGTACAAAGATTTATACAGTCCGTCAGCGACCAGTCCTTTATCACA GTCCTCAACCAAGTCCAAGCAGCGGCTGAAAAGTATGGCCTCGGCTTCATCGTCGAATACGACGTCTCTGGCGCCGACTCGTCTCAAGGCAGCGTCGCCACGGCAGTCCTAAACGACTACAACGCCAACATCAAGAAATACACCACATCTTCAGCCTACATCCACCAAAACGGCAAGCCAGTCACCATGGTCTTTGGAATCGGCTTCTCTGGATTCAAAGTCACTGCTGCCGACAGTGTCAACATTGCCTCTCAGCTCCAGGCTGCCGGCTTGTACGTCGGCTTCGGCGTGCCTGAGCAGTGGTCCGGCGACGTCACCGGCAACACAGGCTTCTTCCAGGCTTATAAGAAAGCAGACTTCATCAGCCCTTGGACCGTTGGAGGCTATAGCGATGCCGGCTATGCAGGATTCCACACCTCTGTCCAGGTCCCGGACGCACA GTTGTTGAAGTCTCTCGGCAAGCAGTACGCCCCAGTTGTTTTCCCCGGCACCTCTGCCTACCATCTCAACGGCGGGACCAACCCATCAGCATTCGACTACTTCCCACGATACAACGGCTCTTTCTACTCTGCACAAGCTGATGCTTTGACCACCATGGCCAACAAGCCTCTATTCATCTTCAGTGCCATGTTCGACGAAGTCAACGAAG GTACTCAAATCATGCCGTCTCTCAAGACCAACCAGCTGCCCACCAACCAGAAGTTTGTGGGCTACGACAATGATTTCGCCGACACAAGCTTCTACCTGGAGCTAGCTGGAAAGAAGGCTGCTGCCTTCCACGCTGCAGTGTAA
- a CDS encoding uncharacterized protein (EggNog:ENOG41) translates to MRLREHAPPPYEEVSSHGPRVQLPIGELLSLALDGRSVYSATNPALVYYELSAAPLQATSLTYIVKKVKYRLAGDGRGGDNGNGRLRTRHDDIYLFRDAYVNFYAPRRIVIDGKASDGRSYKSVKLSPGLMGWSTCSAAGHFRAKVGFGDRWRNHHQVIWKDDSGRIVAMEDAATATFTAATTYNNNGSSPDGSGSGSGSSSNNNTNTNNIPARITPGAAPEHASTVPCLKLLRLLDEKDLDLLVTCWTARLWKQSQKSHRSSPPSPMGRSRVKRFAARHLSLRYMTNLVSSNPTPTRRLEA, encoded by the exons ATGCGGCTGCGAGAACATGCTCCTCCGCCATATGAAGAGGTGTCCAGCCATGGCCCGAGAGTCCAATTGCCCATTGGCGAGCTGTTGTCTCTCGCCCTGGATGGCCGCTCCGTCTACTCGGCCACCAACCCGGCGCTCGTCTACTACGAGCTGAGCGCCGCGCCGCTGCAGGCCACGTCGCTCACATACATTGTCAAAAAGGTCAAATACCGGCTGGCGGGCGACGGCAGAGGCGGcgacaatggcaatggcCGGCTGCGCACCCGTCACGACGACATCTACCTGTTCCGAGATGCCTACGTCAACTTCTATGCCCCCCGGCGCATCGTCATAGACGGCAAGGCCAGCGACGGCCGCAGCTACAAGAGCGTCAAGCTCTCGCCAGGCCTCATGGGCTGGTCGACATGCTCAGCGGCGGGCCATTTCAGGGCCAAGGTGGGATTTGGCGATCGCTGGCGGAACCACCACCAGGTCATCTGGAAAGATGACAGCGGCCGCATCGTGGCCATGGAGGACGCAGCCACTGCGACTttcactgctgctactacttaCAACAACAATGGCAGTAGTCCAGATGGTAGTGGTAGCGGTAGCGGTAGCAGTAGCAAtaacaacaccaacaccaacaatATTCCGGCTCGCATTACGCCTGGAGCTGCCCCAGAACACGCATCGACTGTACCATGCTTGAAGCTCTTGCGCCTGCTCGACGAAAAGGACCTGGACTTGCTGGTAACGTGCTGGACAGCTCGGCTTTGGAAGCAGTCGCAGAAATCGCACCGCAGCTCCCCTCCGTCTCCAATGGGCCGGTCCAGAG TCAAGCGATTTGCAGCACGACACCTCAGCCTGCGGTACATGACCAACCTGGTTTCGTCCAACCCAACCCCGACCCGGCGTCTCGAAGCGTAG